A genomic region of Deltaproteobacteria bacterium contains the following coding sequences:
- the pyk gene encoding pyruvate kinase, producing MERKTKIVCTIGPASGDMHAITGLAKSGMDVARLNFSHGSYATFKKWIKNIRTVSTDTGKHIAILQDLPGPKIRVGDIGKGVVLKDREFIILSPEKADISNHIINITYSGLSRDVKKGNKIFLNDGAIRLSVTGVTGIQVQCRVEHGGPLSSGKGINVPGVILNTPSVTREDLKSLKFGLSHGIDMVAVSFVRSANDIGLIRKKTKDYGYKDIFIVAKIEKHEALTNLEEIIKASDGVMVARGDLGVEIPLADVPIAQRRIVSLSRMYGKPVITATQMLESMIENPLPTRAEVSDVAEAVYQGSDAVMLSAETAIGKYAQESVRIMDDVLTRTAQVLPYKEWLDQGSDNSAVNNIYDAVSVAACSMADKLESPVIVVFSRTGASAIRISRLRPKSRIITFTPSSLIVNRASLWWGVYSMQMKLKQNSTLLIKDAIRYLTRRRLVKNNDSIVFVASSTNSEPGSTNMVEVLKIKKKI from the coding sequence ATGGAAAGAAAGACAAAAATTGTGTGTACAATAGGACCTGCTTCAGGAGATATGCATGCGATTACAGGGCTTGCCAAATCGGGTATGGATGTGGCGAGGTTGAATTTCTCGCATGGGAGTTACGCCACTTTTAAGAAATGGATAAAGAATATACGAACCGTTTCCACCGATACGGGTAAACACATAGCAATACTGCAGGACCTACCGGGACCGAAGATCAGGGTAGGTGATATCGGTAAAGGTGTGGTGTTAAAAGACAGAGAATTTATTATTCTCTCTCCGGAAAAGGCAGACATCTCAAATCATATTATCAATATAACATACAGCGGTCTATCAAGAGATGTAAAAAAGGGTAATAAGATATTTTTAAATGATGGTGCTATTAGATTAAGTGTAACGGGTGTGACAGGTATCCAGGTGCAATGCAGAGTAGAACATGGAGGGCCGCTCAGTTCCGGTAAAGGAATAAATGTCCCGGGAGTTATTCTTAACACGCCGTCGGTAACGAGAGAGGATTTAAAATCTTTAAAATTCGGATTAAGTCACGGGATAGATATGGTGGCGGTATCATTTGTAAGGAGTGCAAATGACATTGGACTAATAAGAAAAAAAACAAAAGATTACGGGTATAAAGATATATTTATAGTAGCGAAGATTGAAAAGCACGAGGCATTGACAAACCTTGAAGAGATTATTAAGGCGTCCGATGGGGTAATGGTAGCGCGCGGAGATTTGGGGGTCGAGATACCTTTGGCCGATGTACCTATTGCCCAGCGCAGGATCGTGTCATTAAGCAGGATGTATGGAAAGCCGGTTATTACAGCAACACAGATGCTTGAAAGTATGATAGAAAACCCGTTGCCAACAAGGGCAGAGGTTAGCGATGTTGCAGAAGCGGTTTATCAAGGTAGCGATGCTGTTATGCTGTCAGCGGAGACAGCGATCGGAAAATATGCACAGGAATCTGTCCGGATAATGGATGACGTATTGACCAGAACCGCGCAGGTTCTTCCGTACAAAGAATGGCTTGATCAGGGCTCTGATAACAGTGCCGTTAATAATATATATGATGCGGTTAGCGTTGCAGCATGTAGTATGGCGGATAAGCTTGAAAGCCCCGTTATTGTGGTATTTTCAAGGACAGGTGCAAGTGCGATAAGGATCTCGAGACTCAGGCCAAAATCAAGAATAATCACGTTTACGCCTTCATCTTTGATTGTAAATCGCGCAAGTTTATGGTGGGGTGTTTATTCAATGCAGATGAAATTAAAACAGAATTCCACTTTAC